A portion of the Rubritalea squalenifaciens DSM 18772 genome contains these proteins:
- a CDS encoding DUF4339 domain-containing protein — MSNWYYSKDNQQHGPIGAEELKAKLGSELPADTLVWREGMANWSPARSVTELNFTPQQPMPQAASPMAGAATAEGVLNPYAAPTSNALDMQMVDYPLPFVKRANYGLLLGSWIGGVVLFLIGIVMMGVMSAESYGTPADDVSIPAVLLILLGLGIICFGAILSLIYVHRAWTVLQPAGASTTPGKAVGFLFIPLFNIYWTFVAYWKWAKEWNEAKPRYQSLQHAPQGSEGVFLGASICQCVGIVVSGVGFIQLILQLIGMKSMCEVINFAHEHSAEKGRF; from the coding sequence ATGAGCAATTGGTACTATTCCAAGGACAACCAGCAGCACGGGCCGATTGGCGCGGAAGAGCTGAAAGCCAAACTCGGATCAGAGCTTCCGGCTGACACGCTGGTCTGGAGGGAAGGCATGGCGAATTGGTCTCCAGCACGTTCAGTGACGGAGCTTAATTTTACTCCTCAGCAGCCCATGCCGCAGGCGGCTTCTCCGATGGCTGGAGCAGCTACGGCGGAGGGAGTCTTGAACCCTTATGCGGCACCGACGTCGAATGCGCTGGATATGCAGATGGTCGACTATCCATTGCCGTTCGTGAAACGCGCGAATTACGGACTGCTTTTGGGCTCCTGGATTGGTGGAGTCGTTCTATTTTTGATAGGTATTGTCATGATGGGAGTCATGAGTGCGGAGAGTTATGGGACTCCAGCTGATGATGTGAGTATTCCCGCGGTGCTGTTGATACTTTTGGGCCTGGGCATTATCTGCTTTGGGGCGATACTGAGTCTCATTTACGTGCACCGCGCTTGGACGGTGCTTCAGCCGGCAGGAGCGAGCACCACACCGGGGAAAGCAGTCGGTTTTCTGTTTATCCCCTTATTCAATATCTACTGGACCTTTGTGGCCTACTGGAAGTGGGCCAAAGAGTGGAACGAGGCGAAGCCTAGGTACCAGTCACTCCAGCATGCACCACAGGGCTCAGAAGGCGTTTTCCTAGGAGCATCGATTTGCCAGTGCGTGGGAATCGTTGTCAGTGGGGTTGGATTTATTCAACTCATCCTCCAGCTGATTGGCATGAAATCCATGTGCGAGGTGATCAATTTTGCACATGAGCATAGCGCGGAGAAAGGTCGATTTTAA
- the lpdA gene encoding dihydrolipoyl dehydrogenase, whose protein sequence is MSYDLIVIGGGPAGYVGAIRAAQLGKKVACVEVERAGGTCLNWGCIPTKALLKNAELYQTLTKKAKEFGLSFDNLSYDWSQVVGRSRKVSGRLAGGIEFLFKKNKVDYIKGFGSVTGENTVEVKAADGTTQTIEGKNILITTGCKSRELPPLPFNGKSVISSKEAMVLEEQPKSLAIIGAGAIGVEFAYIYNAFGTKVTLIEMMDNILPVEDDEVGAEIGKSFKRQGIKVLTSTKVTGTQDNGDSVTLTVENDKGTQEITADVCLVAIGVAPVLPGGLEPELDRGFIKVGDRYETSIPNVYACGDISGPPWLAHTASFEAIQCVEGLFVEGHTPRKVGNFPGCTYAHPQVASVGKTERALKEEGIEYKVGKFPYAAIGKAQASGDTEGFVKLLFGKEHGELLGAHIIGDNATELIAEMGLALEMECTTDEIHSTIHAHPTLAEAIHEATLDADGHAIHF, encoded by the coding sequence ATGTCCTACGACCTTATTGTCATCGGCGGCGGCCCTGCCGGATACGTCGGCGCGATTCGCGCAGCACAACTCGGTAAAAAAGTAGCCTGCGTCGAAGTAGAGCGCGCTGGCGGCACCTGCCTCAACTGGGGCTGTATCCCAACCAAAGCTCTGCTCAAGAATGCTGAGCTGTACCAGACCCTGACCAAGAAGGCTAAGGAGTTCGGTCTTTCATTCGACAATCTTTCCTACGACTGGTCCCAGGTTGTTGGTCGTTCCCGTAAGGTCTCCGGCCGTCTTGCCGGTGGTATCGAGTTCCTCTTCAAGAAGAACAAGGTCGACTACATCAAAGGTTTCGGTTCCGTGACTGGCGAAAACACCGTTGAGGTGAAAGCTGCAGACGGCACCACCCAGACTATCGAGGGTAAGAACATCCTCATCACTACCGGTTGTAAGTCCCGTGAACTCCCACCACTTCCATTCAACGGCAAGTCTGTGATCTCCTCCAAGGAGGCCATGGTGCTCGAAGAGCAACCTAAGTCCCTCGCCATCATCGGTGCAGGTGCGATCGGTGTGGAATTCGCCTACATCTACAATGCCTTCGGTACCAAGGTGACTCTCATCGAGATGATGGACAACATCCTTCCTGTGGAAGACGATGAAGTCGGTGCTGAGATCGGCAAGTCCTTCAAGCGTCAGGGTATCAAGGTTCTCACCAGCACCAAGGTGACTGGTACTCAGGACAACGGCGACTCCGTGACTCTCACTGTCGAGAACGACAAGGGTACTCAGGAAATCACAGCGGATGTCTGCCTGGTAGCGATCGGTGTGGCTCCAGTTCTTCCTGGCGGCCTTGAGCCTGAGCTCGACCGCGGTTTCATCAAGGTAGGTGACCGCTATGAGACTTCCATCCCGAACGTTTACGCTTGTGGTGACATTTCCGGCCCACCATGGCTGGCGCACACCGCTTCCTTCGAGGCGATCCAGTGTGTAGAAGGTCTCTTCGTGGAAGGTCACACCCCACGTAAGGTGGGTAACTTCCCAGGTTGTACTTACGCTCACCCACAGGTGGCTTCCGTCGGTAAGACTGAGCGCGCGCTCAAGGAAGAAGGAATCGAGTACAAGGTCGGCAAGTTCCCATACGCAGCTATCGGTAAAGCCCAGGCTTCCGGTGACACAGAAGGCTTCGTGAAGCTTCTCTTCGGTAAGGAGCACGGCGAACTCCTCGGCGCTCACATCATCGGTGACAATGCTACCGAGCTCATCGCTGAAATGGGTCTCGCTCTTGAGATGGAGTGCACCACGGATGAAATCCACAGCACCATCCACGCTCACCCGACCCTCGCAGAGGCAATCCACGAGGCAACTCTGGATGCGGACGGCCACGCCATCCACTTCTAA
- a CDS encoding TlpA disulfide reductase family protein, giving the protein MRKSYKTTAAFCLSLAFGFAAQNLIAADTDKDTAAKSEKKDSSKLSIGDQVPALEGVTWVQGEEIKSFDEKGKVYIVECWATWCGPCVAAIPHVNDLHKKYQDKGLVVLGMNVWEDGLDKVEGFVDKKKDVMTYTVAYSGGKGSNFEKTWLKPAGVRGIPHAFIVKDGKLILMSHPAQINEELIDSIMDGSFDPVAHAKQKAEEEAKAKAERAKINNFKKQQDWDGMIAYANDMEDDSVSKGIYLTQANVQKGDWAALLKLRGEANEKFDRFKPMHIDSQAVMMMDAGEGSKEYAAAALSDMKEIDPKDPRAVSDYMNKARLQFLAGDAEGAKTTLGSAKEALENTKDPRATNYYTKILDAADKALAEGNYPSTKELMSKMGR; this is encoded by the coding sequence ATGAGAAAAAGCTACAAAACAACAGCCGCCTTCTGCCTGTCACTGGCATTCGGCTTCGCTGCTCAAAACCTGATCGCAGCAGACACGGACAAAGACACCGCCGCGAAAAGCGAGAAGAAGGATTCCAGCAAGCTGAGCATTGGTGACCAAGTTCCTGCTCTGGAAGGAGTCACCTGGGTACAGGGCGAGGAAATCAAAAGCTTTGATGAAAAAGGCAAGGTGTACATCGTCGAGTGCTGGGCTACCTGGTGCGGACCCTGTGTCGCCGCCATTCCTCACGTGAACGACCTTCATAAGAAGTATCAGGACAAAGGCCTTGTGGTCTTAGGCATGAATGTCTGGGAAGACGGACTGGATAAAGTGGAAGGCTTCGTGGACAAGAAGAAGGACGTGATGACCTACACCGTAGCCTACTCTGGCGGCAAGGGGTCCAACTTCGAAAAGACTTGGCTCAAGCCAGCCGGCGTACGCGGCATCCCGCACGCCTTCATCGTCAAGGACGGCAAGCTGATCCTGATGTCCCACCCGGCACAGATCAATGAGGAGCTCATCGACTCCATCATGGACGGTTCCTTTGACCCAGTGGCACACGCCAAGCAAAAAGCCGAGGAGGAAGCCAAGGCCAAGGCCGAGCGCGCAAAGATCAACAATTTCAAGAAGCAACAGGACTGGGACGGCATGATCGCCTACGCCAATGACATGGAAGACGATAGTGTCTCCAAAGGCATCTACCTGACTCAGGCAAATGTCCAAAAGGGTGACTGGGCAGCTCTGCTGAAACTCCGCGGCGAAGCCAACGAGAAGTTTGACCGATTCAAGCCCATGCACATCGACAGCCAGGCTGTCATGATGATGGATGCAGGAGAGGGCTCCAAGGAATACGCGGCAGCTGCGCTCTCTGACATGAAAGAGATCGATCCAAAAGATCCACGAGCCGTGAGTGACTACATGAACAAAGCACGCCTCCAGTTCCTTGCTGGCGATGCCGAGGGAGCTAAAACCACTCTTGGCTCTGCCAAGGAGGCGCTGGAGAATACCAAGGATCCTCGTGCTACCAATTACTACACCAAGATCCTGGATGCAGCAGACAAGGCTCTGGCTGAGGGGAACTACCCAAGCACCAAAGAGCTGATGTCCAAGATGGGCAGATAA
- a CDS encoding CYTH domain-containing protein, which produces MAVEIERKFLVKGTFPAGETCQMVQGYLSLDPERTVRIRIEEDKGVLAIKGRSQGISRAEYEYDVPLAEAEELLKLCLGSLVRKTRHYIPHGDHTWEVDVFQGDNEGLVSAEIELSAEDESFELPEWIGQEVSEDRRYSNAALSRSPFKDWA; this is translated from the coding sequence ATGGCAGTAGAGATAGAGCGCAAGTTTCTGGTAAAAGGAACCTTCCCGGCAGGTGAGACCTGCCAAATGGTGCAGGGATACCTCTCGCTAGATCCGGAGCGCACCGTCCGCATCCGGATCGAGGAGGACAAAGGGGTTCTGGCGATTAAAGGGCGCTCACAAGGCATTTCCCGCGCTGAATACGAGTACGATGTACCACTGGCTGAGGCCGAGGAGCTGCTCAAGCTCTGCCTGGGATCGCTCGTACGCAAGACCCGCCACTACATTCCTCACGGCGACCACACCTGGGAGGTGGATGTGTTTCAGGGAGACAACGAAGGTCTGGTTTCCGCAGAGATCGAACTCAGCGCTGAGGATGAATCCTTCGAGCTTCCCGAATGGATCGGCCAGGAAGTCAGTGAGGACCGCCGCTATTCCAATGCAGCTCTCTCCAGAAGCCCCTTCAAGGACTGGGCATAA
- the rpe gene encoding ribulose-phosphate 3-epimerase: protein MKNWHCSDRIVAPSLLAADWGKVTEEVSRAINSGADWLHMDVMDGHFVDNISFGPDMINAVHESNDIYLDVHLMITRPDHYLSRFIEAGADGITVHLEAHHKVGETLDRIRAAGCSAGLAINPNTPVEDIVPFLDQIDLLLCMTVHPGFGGQAFMTEVLPKIEKAVKLREERGLHFHIEVDGGIDATTTSLAGKAGANVMVAGSSTFKAPDMGAAIKAIREA, encoded by the coding sequence ATGAAGAATTGGCATTGTTCAGATAGAATCGTTGCTCCCTCCCTCTTGGCTGCTGACTGGGGAAAGGTGACTGAGGAGGTTTCCCGTGCTATCAACTCAGGGGCTGACTGGCTGCACATGGATGTGATGGACGGTCACTTCGTGGACAATATTTCCTTCGGTCCGGATATGATCAATGCCGTGCATGAGTCCAATGACATCTACCTGGATGTGCACCTGATGATCACCCGCCCGGATCACTATCTCTCCCGCTTCATCGAGGCAGGTGCGGACGGGATCACCGTACACCTGGAAGCTCATCACAAAGTAGGCGAGACGCTGGACCGCATCCGTGCGGCAGGATGCTCGGCCGGCCTGGCGATCAACCCGAATACCCCGGTGGAGGACATCGTTCCCTTCCTCGACCAGATCGACCTTCTGCTCTGCATGACGGTGCATCCAGGCTTCGGCGGCCAGGCTTTCATGACGGAGGTTCTGCCGAAGATTGAAAAAGCGGTCAAACTACGTGAAGAGCGCGGCCTTCATTTCCACATTGAGGTAGATGGCGGTATCGATGCCACGACGACCTCTCTCGCAGGAAAGGCGGGCGCCAATGTCATGGTGGCAGGTTCGTCCACCTTCAAGGCTCCAGACATGGGAGCAGCCATCAAGGCTATCCGCGAAGCCTAG
- the tadA gene encoding tRNA adenosine(34) deaminase TadA, with amino-acid sequence MSDDFVFDMTSDDFFMQQALREARRAYQATEVPIGAVIVKDEKIIARAWNQVETLKDATAHAEMLALTAAQNVLGDWRLEGCTLYVTKEPCPMCAGAIVHCRPDRVVYGCPDPKGGAAGGWINLLDSNPPLNHRCDITSGVMHDDCLGILQGFFREAREKKKLEREARKNLDQGDLN; translated from the coding sequence ATGAGCGACGACTTCGTGTTCGACATGACCAGTGATGACTTCTTCATGCAGCAGGCCTTGCGTGAAGCCCGGAGGGCCTATCAAGCCACCGAGGTTCCTATTGGTGCGGTCATCGTCAAAGACGAAAAGATCATCGCCCGTGCCTGGAACCAGGTAGAAACCCTTAAAGACGCCACGGCTCACGCCGAAATGCTGGCTCTCACCGCCGCCCAGAACGTCCTCGGCGACTGGCGGCTGGAAGGCTGCACCCTCTACGTGACCAAGGAACCCTGCCCGATGTGTGCCGGCGCCATCGTACATTGTCGCCCAGACAGGGTGGTTTACGGCTGTCCAGACCCGAAAGGTGGGGCTGCTGGCGGCTGGATCAACCTTCTCGACTCCAATCCTCCACTCAACCACCGCTGCGATATTACCTCCGGCGTCATGCATGACGACTGCCTCGGCATCCTGCAGGGCTTTTTCAGGGAAGCCCGTGAGAAAAAGAAGCTCGAACGTGAAGCACGCAAAAACCTGGACCAGGGTGATTTGAATTAA
- the accC gene encoding acetyl-CoA carboxylase biotin carboxylase subunit, translated as MLKKVLVANRGEIALRIIRACRELGVASVAVYSEADVDSMHVQLADEAVCIGPGPSKDSYLKPDRIIAAAEITEADAIHPGYGFLSENARFVEICESCDIKFIGPSADTIRIMGDKNTARATALANGVPVTPGSEGILESAQHGLEVAKEIGFPVMIKATAGGGGRGMRPVMEESQFIDMYNQASQEAIACFGNGDCYIEKLVLNPHHVEFQVIADTKGNFIHLGERDCSMQRRNQKIIEECPSPLVSPELRERMGEASVNLIKAIGYENAGTIEYLVDENGKDFYFMEMNTRIQVEHPVTEEVMGCELIKEQIRVAAGEPLSDHVLKAEPRGWSIECRINAEDPYNNFAPSPGKIDLWYAPGGKGVRVDTHVYSGYSVPPHYDSMIAKLICTGATREIAIARMNRALTEFMIRGIKTTIPFQIEIINHEDFKTGHYNIGWVGEYLKQKQEEAK; from the coding sequence ATGCTTAAAAAAGTCCTTGTTGCAAACCGTGGGGAGATTGCCCTGCGTATTATCCGTGCCTGCCGTGAGCTCGGCGTAGCGTCCGTGGCTGTCTATTCAGAGGCAGACGTTGACTCCATGCACGTGCAATTGGCAGACGAAGCCGTCTGCATCGGCCCTGGTCCCAGCAAAGACAGCTACCTGAAGCCTGACCGCATCATTGCTGCCGCTGAGATCACCGAGGCAGATGCGATCCACCCGGGCTACGGTTTCCTTTCTGAGAATGCTCGCTTCGTGGAGATCTGCGAGTCTTGCGACATTAAATTCATCGGACCATCTGCGGATACCATCCGCATCATGGGTGACAAGAACACCGCCCGTGCCACAGCACTCGCCAATGGCGTGCCAGTGACTCCTGGTTCAGAAGGCATTCTTGAGTCTGCCCAGCATGGTCTCGAAGTCGCTAAAGAGATCGGCTTCCCGGTCATGATCAAGGCGACCGCTGGCGGCGGTGGTCGTGGCATGCGCCCGGTCATGGAGGAAAGCCAGTTCATCGACATGTACAATCAGGCCAGCCAGGAAGCGATTGCCTGCTTCGGCAATGGTGACTGCTACATCGAGAAGCTGGTACTGAATCCTCACCACGTGGAATTCCAGGTGATTGCTGATACCAAGGGGAACTTCATTCACCTTGGTGAGCGTGACTGCTCCATGCAGCGCCGCAACCAGAAGATCATCGAGGAGTGCCCATCGCCACTCGTTTCCCCTGAGCTGCGTGAGCGCATGGGTGAAGCATCCGTCAACCTCATCAAAGCCATCGGCTACGAGAATGCTGGTACGATCGAGTATCTCGTGGATGAGAACGGCAAGGACTTCTACTTCATGGAAATGAACACCCGTATCCAGGTCGAGCACCCGGTTACAGAGGAAGTCATGGGCTGTGAGCTCATCAAGGAGCAGATCCGTGTGGCGGCTGGTGAGCCTCTCTCAGATCACGTTCTCAAGGCTGAGCCTCGTGGCTGGTCCATTGAGTGCCGTATCAACGCTGAGGACCCATACAACAACTTTGCGCCGAGCCCAGGCAAGATCGACCTCTGGTACGCTCCTGGCGGCAAGGGCGTGCGTGTAGACACTCACGTCTACTCAGGCTACTCCGTGCCTCCTCACTACGATTCCATGATCGCCAAGCTGATCTGTACCGGAGCCACCCGTGAGATCGCTATCGCCCGCATGAACCGCGCTCTTACCGAGTTCATGATCCGCGGTATCAAGACCACCATCCCCTTCCAGATTGAAATCATCAATCACGAGGACTTCAAGACTGGCCACTACAACATTGGTTGGGTCGGTGAGTACCTCAAGCAAAAGCAGGAAGAGGCAAAATAA
- the accB gene encoding acetyl-CoA carboxylase biotin carboxyl carrier protein, whose amino-acid sequence MELKDIRKIVELMNEHELSYFHLEKEGFNLKLKKGLDADAVSAAMARIPAAAPVAAAPVAAAPAAAPADGGAAAPVADGEPITSPMVGTFYRKPSPDSPNFVEVGDKISEGQTLCIIEAMKVMNEIKAERSGTITAIEVDDATPVQFGDTLFTIK is encoded by the coding sequence GTGGAACTAAAAGACATCCGCAAAATCGTCGAGCTCATGAATGAGCACGAGCTTTCCTACTTCCATCTCGAAAAAGAGGGCTTCAACCTGAAACTCAAGAAGGGTCTGGACGCTGATGCAGTCTCTGCTGCCATGGCGCGAATCCCTGCTGCTGCCCCAGTAGCCGCTGCTCCGGTCGCTGCTGCTCCAGCTGCAGCCCCTGCTGATGGAGGAGCCGCTGCCCCAGTAGCCGATGGTGAGCCAATCACTTCACCGATGGTGGGTACTTTCTACCGCAAGCCTTCTCCGGATTCACCAAACTTCGTGGAAGTGGGTGACAAGATCTCCGAAGGTCAGACTCTTTGCATCATTGAGGCCATGAAGGTCATGAATGAGATCAAGGCAGAGCGTTCCGGTACAATCACTGCCATTGAGGTGGATGATGCCACTCCGGTACAGTTTGGCGATACTCTCTTCACCATCAAGTAA
- a CDS encoding protein kinase domain-containing protein codes for MSERYQTGDCLGRGRAGSVYEAYDTQQNKSVILRRFDVPEEEYQNNRWRSEYLTITNDLKRIKHPNILEVLDSDFDEEGPFIVTDQAPGIRLSKMMPGQGTGIPLKAIYHLASQMLDAYQVAMSFGFYHYALSPSSILGYEHQDNEYHFTLMDLGHSKLIPLIANNSNDALAKTLDPALLAPEVYEGNPQGIQSSLYMLGQLLYWVSAGGHPLAGLSLRTAHAKHKAGEMPYLKGYRADMPDNFRKWIYRLIEPNPDRRPESIIEARMLMPASDEVNAEIFRPQPRKMDRRDAEPDYS; via the coding sequence ATGAGCGAACGATATCAAACAGGGGACTGTTTGGGGCGTGGACGAGCCGGCTCTGTCTACGAGGCTTATGATACCCAGCAAAACAAGTCCGTTATCTTAAGACGATTCGATGTTCCTGAAGAGGAATATCAAAACAATCGTTGGCGTTCCGAATACCTCACCATCACGAACGACCTGAAACGTATCAAGCACCCGAACATTCTCGAGGTGCTGGATTCTGATTTTGATGAGGAGGGTCCTTTTATTGTCACGGACCAGGCTCCGGGAATCAGGCTGAGCAAGATGATGCCCGGCCAAGGCACGGGGATTCCGCTCAAGGCGATCTACCATCTGGCCAGCCAGATGCTCGATGCCTATCAGGTGGCCATGTCCTTCGGCTTCTACCATTACGCCCTGAGCCCGAGTTCCATCCTCGGTTACGAGCATCAAGACAATGAGTACCATTTCACCTTGATGGATCTCGGCCACAGCAAGCTTATCCCGCTGATAGCAAACAACAGCAACGACGCGCTCGCCAAAACACTTGATCCCGCCCTGCTGGCTCCTGAGGTCTATGAGGGCAATCCACAGGGCATCCAGAGCAGCCTCTACATGCTCGGCCAGTTGCTGTACTGGGTCAGTGCCGGCGGCCACCCACTGGCTGGCCTGTCGCTGCGCACGGCACATGCCAAGCACAAGGCCGGGGAGATGCCCTACTTGAAAGGCTATCGTGCCGACATGCCAGACAACTTCCGCAAATGGATCTACCGCCTGATCGAGCCGAACCCGGACCGCAGGCCAGAGTCCATCATCGAAGCTCGCATGCTGATGCCAGCGAGTGACGAGGTGAATGCAGAGATATTCCGCCCACAGCCGAGGAAAATGGACCGGCGTGATGCCGAGCCTGATTACAGCTAG
- a CDS encoding sulfatase-like hydrolase/transferase: MLKHNLCGVLLGLLASTSAFADKKPNVVILYSDDAGYADFGFQPNCVEDMKKLTPHIDSIAKEGARFSNAYMSGCVCSPSRAGLMTGRYQQRFGYDNNLPPGSKGGLDLNETFGVKHLKGLGYKTGLVGKWHLGYQPQFHPNKRGFDWFYGLLQGSRGYFPYDKPSAHRVIQENGEATKEIGYVTDRFGDAACQFIKEHKDEPFYLFVSFTSPHGPLQPKPEDLKRLEHITEKKRKNYAGLVLSLDDNVGKILKEIDQAGIKDNTIVIYTNDNGGQTALGADNTPLKGKKGTIWEGGTRVPFAVRWPHKIKPGSVVDQPVISLDILPSVVEAAGDQIPADWKLDGRSFLPLATGKEASLPTRTLHWRKDGSKGPISIREGKWKLIHNRGEAGAKPELYDLSKDISESTDVSSANPEIMAQLTAKMKAWESQMTEPLWGPNSVGKESKPEKKKRKK, from the coding sequence ATGCTGAAACACAATCTATGCGGAGTGCTACTAGGCCTCCTGGCAAGCACCTCTGCCTTTGCGGACAAGAAACCTAATGTTGTCATCCTTTACTCTGACGATGCCGGCTATGCTGACTTTGGCTTCCAGCCCAACTGCGTAGAGGACATGAAAAAGCTCACGCCTCATATCGACTCGATCGCCAAAGAGGGTGCCCGCTTCTCCAATGCCTACATGTCTGGCTGTGTGTGCTCACCCTCCCGGGCAGGCCTGATGACCGGCCGCTACCAGCAGCGCTTCGGCTATGACAACAATCTGCCTCCCGGCTCCAAAGGCGGCCTGGATCTCAATGAGACCTTCGGCGTGAAGCACCTCAAAGGCCTGGGCTACAAGACCGGCCTGGTCGGCAAGTGGCACCTGGGCTACCAACCGCAGTTCCACCCGAACAAGCGAGGCTTCGATTGGTTCTACGGCCTGCTGCAAGGTTCCCGCGGCTATTTCCCCTATGACAAGCCATCCGCACACCGCGTGATCCAGGAGAATGGTGAGGCTACCAAGGAAATCGGCTACGTGACCGACCGCTTCGGGGATGCCGCCTGCCAGTTCATCAAGGAGCACAAGGACGAGCCCTTCTACCTTTTCGTCTCTTTCACCTCCCCCCATGGACCACTGCAGCCCAAACCAGAAGACCTCAAGCGTCTCGAGCACATCACTGAGAAAAAACGTAAGAACTATGCCGGCCTCGTCCTCAGCCTGGATGACAATGTAGGCAAGATTCTCAAGGAGATCGATCAGGCAGGGATCAAGGATAACACGATCGTCATCTATACCAATGACAACGGCGGCCAGACGGCACTCGGCGCTGACAACACTCCGCTCAAAGGCAAGAAAGGCACCATCTGGGAAGGCGGCACCCGCGTCCCATTCGCCGTGCGCTGGCCTCATAAGATCAAGCCCGGCAGCGTAGTCGATCAACCCGTCATCTCCCTCGACATCCTTCCAAGTGTGGTGGAAGCCGCTGGCGATCAGATCCCAGCCGACTGGAAGCTCGACGGCCGCAGCTTCCTGCCGCTTGCTACCGGGAAAGAAGCATCTCTGCCTACCCGCACCCTACACTGGCGCAAGGACGGCTCCAAGGGCCCGATCAGTATCCGTGAGGGTAAGTGGAAGCTGATCCACAACCGTGGTGAAGCCGGTGCCAAGCCAGAGCTCTATGACCTGAGCAAAGACATCAGTGAGTCCACCGATGTTTCCTCCGCCAACCCCGAGATCATGGCTCAGCTCACCGCAAAGATGAAAGCCTGGGAAAGCCAGATGACCGAACCACTCTGGGGACCAAACTCCGTGGGCAAGGAAAGCAAGCCAGAGAAGAAGAAGCGCAAGAAGTAG
- a CDS encoding CvfB family protein produces the protein MNTLEVSRVEERGVYLMDQDEGEILLPAKEVPASAGLGSWLEVFVYRDSKDRLIATTSKPKVMVGEFAALKVTQVNPHGAFLDWGLVKDLMLPFGEQKKKVSHGKTVVVRVYVDEDTDRIAATTRLGRFLGKENRRFLEDEQVDIMIVDWSELGYRVIVDGSHWGLIYHNQIFQPLTPGQTMKAYVQLMRPDGKLDIVLQKGGPEKVQQLTTKILDKLKSEGGYLALGDKSDSTAIRAMFGVSKKTYKKALGQLYKEKKITFEGEGVRLVG, from the coding sequence ATGAACACTCTGGAAGTAAGCCGGGTGGAAGAACGTGGAGTTTACCTCATGGATCAGGACGAAGGAGAAATCCTGCTTCCTGCCAAAGAGGTGCCTGCCAGTGCCGGCCTCGGCAGCTGGCTTGAGGTCTTTGTCTACCGTGATTCCAAGGACCGCCTGATCGCCACCACCAGCAAGCCCAAGGTCATGGTAGGGGAGTTTGCCGCCCTCAAGGTCACCCAAGTGAACCCGCACGGCGCCTTCCTGGACTGGGGTCTGGTCAAGGACCTCATGCTGCCCTTCGGCGAGCAGAAGAAAAAGGTCAGCCACGGCAAGACCGTCGTCGTCCGCGTCTACGTGGATGAGGACACCGACCGCATCGCCGCCACTACCCGCCTCGGCCGTTTCCTCGGCAAGGAGAACCGCCGCTTTCTGGAAGACGAACAAGTCGATATCATGATCGTGGACTGGTCCGAGCTGGGCTACCGCGTGATTGTCGATGGCAGCCACTGGGGCCTGATCTACCACAACCAGATTTTCCAGCCGCTGACACCCGGTCAAACCATGAAGGCTTACGTTCAGCTGATGCGTCCCGATGGCAAGCTGGACATCGTCCTACAGAAAGGTGGACCAGAAAAAGTCCAGCAACTCACCACCAAGATCCTCGACAAACTCAAGAGCGAGGGCGGCTACCTGGCACTCGGGGACAAGAGTGACTCCACCGCCATCCGGGCGATGTTTGGCGTAAGCAAGAAGACCTACAAGAAGGCCCTTGGCCAGCTCTACAAGGAAAAGAAGATCACCTTCGAAGGCGAAGGCGTGCGCCTAGTGGGCTAG